The Mesobacillus jeotgali genome window below encodes:
- the dnaA gene encoding chromosomal replication initiator protein DnaA, translating into MENISDLWNNALAKIEKKISKPSFDTWLKSTKAHSLQGDVLTITAPNEFARDWLEERYSQLISGILYEITGEELSVKFIIPQNQNEEDLDIPLPPKRVKKEDDIPDLPVSMLNPKYTFDTFVIGSGNRFAHAASLAVAEAPAKAYNPLFIYGGVGLGKTHLMHAIGHYVQDHNPNAKVVYLSSEKFTNEFINSIRDNKAGDFRNKYRNVDVLLIDDIQFLAGKEQTQEEFFHTFNTLHEESKQIVISSDRPPKEIPTLEDRLRSRFEWGLITDITPPDLETRIAILRKKAKAEGLDIPNEVMLYIANQIDSNIRELEGALIRVVAYSSLINKDINADLAAEALKDIIPSSKPKVITILDIQRVVGQHFNVKLEDFKAKKRTKSVAFPRQIAMYLSRELTDFSLPKIGEEFGGRDHTTVIHAHEKISKMISVDASLQKQLKDINEQLRV; encoded by the coding sequence TTGGAGAACATTTCAGATCTCTGGAACAACGCTCTCGCTAAAATCGAGAAAAAGATCAGCAAGCCAAGTTTCGACACATGGCTCAAATCTACGAAGGCACATTCCTTGCAGGGTGATGTGCTTACGATTACAGCCCCGAATGAGTTTGCCCGTGACTGGCTGGAGGAACGTTATTCCCAGTTAATCAGCGGAATTTTGTATGAGATCACTGGTGAAGAACTCTCTGTAAAGTTCATCATTCCCCAGAACCAGAACGAAGAAGATCTCGACATTCCTTTGCCGCCTAAACGCGTGAAGAAGGAAGATGATATTCCGGATTTACCTGTCAGCATGCTGAATCCAAAGTATACATTCGATACTTTTGTCATTGGTTCAGGCAACCGTTTCGCCCATGCGGCATCGCTTGCAGTAGCTGAAGCACCGGCAAAAGCCTATAACCCTTTATTCATTTACGGGGGCGTAGGTCTTGGTAAAACCCACTTGATGCATGCAATCGGTCACTATGTTCAGGATCATAATCCGAATGCAAAAGTGGTTTATTTGTCATCTGAAAAATTCACGAATGAGTTCATCAATTCAATCAGGGACAATAAAGCGGGAGATTTCCGCAATAAGTACCGAAATGTCGATGTTCTGCTCATTGATGATATTCAATTCTTGGCTGGAAAAGAACAAACTCAGGAAGAATTCTTTCATACTTTCAATACATTGCATGAGGAAAGCAAGCAGATCGTCATCTCCAGTGACCGTCCGCCAAAAGAGATTCCTACGCTTGAAGACAGGTTGAGATCCCGCTTTGAATGGGGGCTGATTACAGATATTACACCTCCAGATCTTGAGACGAGGATTGCGATTCTCCGTAAAAAGGCGAAAGCAGAAGGCCTTGATATTCCGAATGAGGTTATGCTTTATATCGCAAATCAAATCGACTCCAACATCCGTGAATTGGAAGGAGCGTTGATCCGTGTCGTCGCTTATTCTTCACTGATCAACAAGGATATCAATGCAGACCTGGCAGCTGAAGCGCTAAAAGATATTATTCCTAGCTCCAAGCCTAAGGTGATTACAATTCTCGACATCCAAAGGGTAGTCGGGCAGCATTTCAATGTGAAGCTCGAGGATTTTAAAGCGAAGAAACGGACTAAATCCGTCGCATTCCCTAGGCAAATCGCTATGTACTTGTCCAGAGAGCTGACAGATTTCTCTCTTCCTAAGATTGGCGAGGAATTTGGAGGCCGTGACCATACAACGGTCATCCACGCACATGAAAAAATATCTAAGATGATTTCCGTTGACGCGAGCCTGCAAAAGCAGCTGAAAGATATAAATGAACAATTAAGGGTTTAG
- the dnaN gene encoding DNA polymerase III subunit beta: MRFIIQRDSLLQSVQDVMKAVTSRTTIPILTGIKIVANEEGVTLTGSDSDISIESFIPKEEAGDEIVEIKQPGSIVLQARFFSEIVKKLPTDTVEIEVHNNLQTVIRSGKSEFNLNGLDAEEYPHLPQISEEHVFKIPTDLLKGLIRQTVFSVSTSETRPILTGVNWKVENNELICIATDSHRLALRKAKLEAENTGNYNVVIPGKSLTELSKILDDSSESVDIVITENQVLFKAKHLLFFSRLLEGNYPDTGRLIPTESKTDVVVNTKEFLHAIDRASLLAREGRNNVVKFSTIEGGAIEVSSNTPEIGTVVEEIQSQSIDGEDLKISFSAKYMMDALKALEGTEIQISFTGAMRPFVIRPLHDDSILQLILPVRTY; encoded by the coding sequence ATGAGATTTATTATCCAGCGTGATTCATTGCTTCAAAGCGTCCAGGACGTAATGAAGGCAGTGACAAGCAGAACAACAATTCCTATTTTGACAGGTATTAAGATTGTTGCGAATGAAGAGGGAGTAACTCTTACAGGCAGCGATTCTGATATCTCAATCGAATCTTTCATTCCTAAAGAAGAAGCTGGGGATGAAATCGTTGAAATCAAACAGCCAGGATCCATTGTTTTGCAGGCGCGTTTCTTTAGTGAAATCGTTAAAAAGCTTCCTACAGACACAGTAGAAATTGAAGTCCATAATAATCTGCAGACCGTTATCCGTTCTGGGAAATCAGAATTCAACCTAAATGGACTGGATGCTGAAGAATATCCGCATCTTCCGCAAATTTCGGAAGAGCATGTATTCAAGATCCCTACGGACCTATTGAAAGGCCTGATCCGCCAGACTGTCTTTTCAGTGTCCACCTCAGAAACACGCCCCATCTTGACAGGTGTAAACTGGAAGGTCGAAAACAACGAATTAATCTGTATTGCAACAGATAGCCACAGGCTGGCATTGAGAAAAGCGAAGCTCGAAGCAGAGAACACTGGCAACTATAATGTAGTCATCCCAGGTAAAAGTTTGACCGAATTGAGCAAGATTCTTGATGACAGCTCAGAATCAGTGGATATCGTCATTACTGAAAACCAGGTACTGTTCAAAGCAAAGCATTTACTATTCTTCTCAAGACTGCTGGAAGGCAATTATCCTGACACAGGACGATTGATTCCCACTGAAAGCAAAACAGATGTAGTCGTGAACACAAAGGAATTCCTTCATGCGATCGATCGTGCATCCCTGCTTGCAAGAGAGGGAAGAAACAATGTCGTCAAGTTTTCCACGATCGAAGGCGGTGCAATCGAAGTTTCGTCCAATACACCGGAAATCGGTACCGTTGTCGAGGAAATCCAAAGCCAATCAATCGATGGCGAGGACTTGAAAATTTCATTCAGCGCGAAGTATATGATGGATGCCCTGAAAGCTTTGGAAGGAACAGAAATCCAAATCAGCTTCACAGGCGCAATGAGACCATTCGTCATTAGACCACTGCACGACGATTCCATCCTGCAGCTAATCCTGCCGGTTAGAACTTATTAA
- the yaaA gene encoding S4 domain-containing protein YaaA, whose product MNEEIKIDTEYITLGQFLKLADVIQSGGMAKWFLSEHDVFINGEQDQRRGRKLRSGDQVSIPGFGEFSITQ is encoded by the coding sequence GTGAATGAGGAAATAAAAATTGATACGGAATATATCACGCTTGGCCAATTCCTGAAACTTGCCGATGTAATCCAATCAGGCGGAATGGCGAAGTGGTTTTTAAGTGAACATGATGTTTTTATCAATGGTGAACAAGACCAAAGAAGAGGAAGGAAGCTTCGTTCCGGAGATCAGGTATCGATTCCTGGTTTTGGCGAGTTCAGCATAACGCAATAA
- the recF gene encoding DNA replication/repair protein RecF (All proteins in this family for which functions are known are DNA-binding proteins that assist the filamentation of RecA onto DNA for the initiation of recombination or recombinational repair.), translated as MYIEELQLRNYRNYQGLEATFENKVNVILGENAQGKTNVMESIYVLAMAKSHRTSNDKDLIRWDEEYAKIEGRIKKNNGSLPMQLVISKKGKKAKVNHLEQRKLSQYVGNMNVVMFAPEDLNLVKGSPQVRRRFVDMEIGQVSAVYLHDISQYNKILQQRNHYLKQLQIKKATDHTMLDILTEQFIQAAARIIVKRFEFLNLLEQWALPIHQGISRGLEDLKIVYKPSAEVSEDDDLSKMIAVYEEKFAKIKIREIDRGTTMFGPHRDDLQFFVNCRDVQTFGSQGQQRTTALSVKLAEIELINSEIGEYPILLLDDVLSELDDYRQSHLLNTIQGKVQTFVTTTSVDGIDHQTLREAATYKVKTGEMSRIQ; from the coding sequence ATGTATATAGAGGAACTGCAATTAAGAAATTACCGCAATTACCAGGGGTTAGAAGCAACATTTGAAAACAAGGTCAATGTCATCCTTGGTGAGAATGCCCAGGGGAAGACGAATGTCATGGAGTCCATCTACGTGCTGGCGATGGCAAAATCGCATCGGACCTCCAATGATAAAGATTTGATTCGCTGGGACGAGGAATATGCTAAAATAGAGGGACGGATTAAAAAAAATAACGGATCGTTGCCAATGCAGCTTGTCATTTCAAAAAAAGGCAAGAAGGCTAAAGTCAATCATCTTGAACAGAGGAAGCTAAGCCAGTATGTCGGCAATATGAATGTCGTCATGTTTGCTCCAGAGGATCTTAACCTTGTAAAAGGGAGTCCTCAGGTGAGAAGACGATTTGTCGATATGGAAATAGGGCAAGTATCCGCTGTTTATTTGCATGATATCAGCCAGTACAATAAGATTCTCCAGCAAAGGAATCATTATCTCAAACAGCTGCAGATCAAAAAGGCAACAGACCATACAATGCTCGATATCCTGACTGAACAATTTATCCAGGCGGCTGCCAGGATCATCGTGAAGCGCTTCGAATTCCTGAATTTGCTCGAACAGTGGGCATTGCCGATCCATCAGGGGATATCCAGAGGGCTGGAAGACTTAAAAATAGTCTATAAACCCTCAGCAGAGGTATCAGAAGATGACGATTTGTCGAAAATGATAGCAGTGTATGAAGAAAAATTTGCTAAAATAAAGATTAGAGAGATTGACCGGGGGACCACCATGTTCGGGCCGCACCGGGATGATCTGCAATTTTTCGTAAATTGCCGTGATGTCCAGACATTCGGATCACAGGGACAGCAGCGGACAACAGCACTGTCGGTAAAATTGGCAGAAATTGAATTGATCAATTCAGAGATTGGTGAATATCCAATCCTGCTGCTAGATGATGTCCTTTCTGAGTTAGATGATTATCGCCAATCCCACTTATTAAATACCATCCAGGGGAAAGTTCAAACCTTCGTCACGACCACTAGTGTGGATGGGATCGACCATCAGACATTGAGGGAAGCAGCCACTTATAAAGTGAAAACCGGCGAAATGTCAAGAATCCAATGA
- the remB gene encoding extracellular matrix regulator RemB: MYLHVGEEVLVRTKDIIAILDIESASSSPFMEEFITRQDQEIIHLAKGTVKSIVVTGNHIYYSPLASGTLKKRSQKLSVQEF; encoded by the coding sequence ATGTATTTGCATGTTGGTGAAGAAGTCCTAGTGAGGACAAAAGATATTATCGCAATATTAGATATTGAAAGCGCCAGTTCTTCTCCATTCATGGAGGAGTTCATAACCCGCCAGGATCAGGAGATCATTCACTTGGCCAAGGGAACGGTCAAGTCAATCGTGGTAACTGGAAATCATATATACTATTCCCCATTAGCATCAGGAACATTAAAGAAACGCTCCCAAAAACTATCCGTTCAGGAATTTTAA
- the gyrB gene encoding DNA topoisomerase (ATP-hydrolyzing) subunit B: protein MAMEEQSMQGQAYDENQIQVLEGLEAVRKRPGMYIGSTSGKGLHHLVWEIVDNSIDEALAGYCDEINVFIEEDNSITVQDNGRGIPVGIHEKMGRPAVEVIMTVLHAGGKFGGGGYKVSGGLHGVGASVVNALSTYLEVFVHRDGKVHYQKFERGAVGDPLKVIDETDRTGTTVHFKPDPEIFTETLEYDYDTLANRLRELAFLNRSIKITIEDKRPEGKKNEYYYEGGIKSYVEHLNRTREVLHEEPIYIEGEKEGITVEVALQYNDSYTGNIYSFANNIHTYEGGTHEFGFKTALTRVINDYARKHGIFKESDSNLSGEDVREGLTAIVSVKHPDPQFEGQTKTKLGNSEVRTVTDTLFSDHFEKFMLENPNVARKIVDKGLMAARARLAAKKARELTRRKSALEISSLPGKLADCSSKDPSISEIYVVEGDSAGGSAKQGRDRHFQAILPLRGKILNVEKSRLDKILSNNEVRAIITAIGTGIGEDFDLSKARYQKIVIMTDADVDGAHIRTLLLTFFYRYMRKILEAGYIYIAQPPLYKIQQGKKIEYAYNDKQLEQILAELPQQPKPGIQRYKGLGEMNPEQLWETTMNPETRTLLQVSLEDAIESDETFEILMGDKVEPRRNFIEQNALYVKNLDI, encoded by the coding sequence ATGGCTATGGAGGAACAATCCATGCAAGGACAAGCGTATGATGAAAACCAGATACAAGTGCTTGAGGGCCTGGAAGCTGTACGCAAACGTCCAGGGATGTATATCGGATCAACGAGTGGAAAAGGCTTGCACCATCTTGTATGGGAAATCGTTGATAACAGTATAGATGAAGCACTTGCCGGATACTGTGATGAGATTAATGTCTTCATCGAAGAAGATAACAGTATCACTGTTCAGGATAATGGCCGCGGAATCCCTGTCGGCATCCATGAAAAAATGGGAAGGCCAGCGGTTGAGGTCATCATGACAGTACTCCACGCAGGCGGAAAATTTGGCGGCGGAGGCTATAAGGTTTCCGGAGGTCTCCATGGTGTTGGTGCATCTGTTGTTAATGCCCTGTCAACGTATCTTGAAGTATTCGTCCACCGTGATGGAAAAGTCCATTATCAAAAGTTCGAACGGGGCGCTGTTGGCGACCCGCTGAAGGTCATTGATGAAACTGACCGGACGGGAACGACCGTCCACTTCAAGCCTGACCCGGAAATTTTCACAGAGACATTAGAATATGATTACGATACACTCGCAAATCGTCTTCGTGAGCTTGCCTTCCTGAACAGATCGATCAAGATCACGATTGAGGATAAGCGACCAGAAGGTAAAAAGAATGAGTATTATTACGAGGGCGGGATTAAATCCTATGTTGAGCATTTAAACCGTACCAGAGAGGTCCTTCATGAGGAGCCGATCTACATTGAGGGTGAAAAAGAAGGCATTACCGTAGAGGTAGCACTTCAATATAACGACAGCTATACAGGGAACATCTATTCTTTCGCGAATAATATCCATACCTATGAAGGCGGTACACACGAATTTGGCTTCAAAACCGCTTTGACTCGTGTGATTAATGATTATGCCCGTAAACACGGAATCTTCAAGGAAAGTGATTCAAACCTTTCAGGAGAAGACGTGCGTGAAGGCCTGACAGCAATCGTGTCAGTCAAGCACCCTGATCCACAGTTTGAGGGACAGACGAAAACAAAGCTCGGGAATTCAGAGGTCCGTACGGTAACTGACACACTCTTTTCCGACCACTTTGAAAAATTCATGCTTGAGAACCCGAATGTTGCCAGAAAGATTGTTGACAAAGGACTCATGGCAGCAAGAGCAAGACTTGCGGCTAAAAAGGCACGTGAGCTGACCAGAAGAAAGAGCGCACTTGAAATTTCAAGCTTGCCGGGCAAACTGGCAGACTGCTCTTCAAAAGACCCATCAATCAGTGAAATTTACGTCGTTGAGGGTGACTCTGCGGGCGGATCAGCCAAGCAGGGACGTGACCGCCACTTCCAGGCGATCCTGCCACTGCGCGGAAAAATCCTGAACGTTGAAAAATCACGTCTTGATAAAATTTTATCCAATAATGAAGTAAGAGCGATCATTACAGCAATCGGTACAGGAATCGGCGAGGACTTCGATCTTTCAAAAGCTCGTTACCAAAAAATCGTCATCATGACAGATGCCGATGTCGACGGTGCCCATATCCGAACTCTATTATTGACGTTCTTCTACCGATATATGAGAAAAATCCTTGAAGCAGGATACATTTATATTGCCCAGCCGCCTTTATACAAAATCCAGCAGGGCAAAAAAATCGAATATGCTTATAATGACAAACAGCTCGAACAGATTCTCGCGGAGCTTCCACAGCAGCCGAAGCCGGGCATCCAGCGCTATAAGGGTCTTGGTGAGATGAATCCTGAGCAGTTATGGGAGACAACGATGAATCCTGAAACAAGGACACTGCTTCAGGTTAGCCTTGAAGATGCAATCGAGTCGGATGAAACTTTTGAAATCCTCATGGGTGATAAAGTCGAGCCTCGACGAAATTTCATCGAGCAGAATGCACTTTATGTAAAGAACCTGGATATTTAA
- the gyrA gene encoding DNA gyrase subunit A, producing MSETPNPRVKEINISTEMRSSFLDYAMSVIVARALPDVRDGLKPVHRRILYAMHDLGMHSDKAYKKSARIVGEVIGKYHPHGDSAVYDTMVRMAQDFNYRYMLVDGHGNFGSVDGDAAAAMRYTEARMSKISMELLRDINKDTIDYQDNYDGSEREPIVMPSRFPNLLVNGTSGIAVGMATNIPPHQLGEVIDGVLAISKDPDMTIMELMEIITGPDFPTAGLILGRSGIRKAYETGRGSITLRAKVEIEQKSNGKEVIIVRELPYQVNKAKLIEKIAELVRDKKLDGITDLRDESDRKGMRIVIEVRKDANANVLLNNLYKQTALQTSFGINLLALVDGQPKVLNLKQCLTYYLDHQVVVIRRRTEFELRKAEARAHILEGLRIALDNLDAVISLIRSSRTTDIAREGLMTQFKLSEKQAQAILDMRLQRLTGLEREKIEEEFQNLMQLISELKAILADNEKVLEIIREELTEIKERFNDERRTEIVSGGLEMIEDEDLIPRENIVITLTHNGYVKRLPVSTYRAQRRGGRGIQGMGTNEDDFVEHLITTSTHDTILFFTNKGKVYRSKGYEIPEFSRTAKGIPIINLLEIEKGEWVNAIIPVSEFVDDWFLFFTTKEGISKRSPLSSFANIRNNGLIALNLREGDELISVRLTDGSKEMIIGTKNGLLIRFPETDVRSMGRTATGVKGITLSDDDEVVGMEVLEESAEILVVTKNGYGKRTPSEEYRRQGRGGKGIKTCNITDKNGDLVTMKVVTGEEDLMLITTGGVLIRIPVSSISMTGRNTQGVKLISLNKAENEYVATVAKVDKEEEKPEDLELDENAEASDNPEEVSSENAEAPVDPEEVGSEDTAPADEDEE from the coding sequence ATGTCTGAAACACCAAATCCACGTGTAAAAGAGATAAATATTAGTACCGAAATGCGGTCATCCTTCCTGGATTATGCCATGAGTGTTATCGTGGCACGTGCGCTTCCGGATGTCCGTGACGGTTTGAAGCCGGTACATAGAAGGATTCTGTACGCGATGCATGACCTTGGTATGCATTCGGATAAGGCCTACAAAAAATCAGCGAGAATCGTCGGTGAAGTCATCGGTAAGTATCACCCGCATGGTGACTCTGCTGTATACGACACAATGGTCCGTATGGCACAGGATTTCAACTACCGTTATATGCTTGTAGATGGACATGGAAACTTTGGTTCTGTCGATGGCGACGCAGCAGCGGCGATGCGTTATACAGAAGCACGTATGTCGAAGATTTCGATGGAACTTTTGCGTGACATCAATAAAGATACAATTGACTATCAGGACAACTATGACGGTTCTGAAAGAGAACCGATTGTCATGCCTTCAAGGTTCCCGAACCTGCTCGTAAACGGTACTTCCGGTATCGCGGTCGGAATGGCTACCAATATCCCTCCCCACCAGCTTGGCGAGGTTATAGATGGCGTATTGGCAATCAGTAAAGATCCTGACATGACTATCATGGAACTGATGGAGATCATCACAGGACCTGATTTCCCGACAGCGGGATTGATATTAGGACGCAGTGGCATCCGTAAAGCTTATGAGACTGGCCGAGGTTCAATTACCCTGCGTGCGAAGGTTGAAATCGAACAGAAATCAAACGGCAAGGAAGTCATTATCGTCAGGGAACTTCCTTACCAGGTCAATAAAGCCAAGCTGATCGAGAAAATCGCTGAATTAGTCCGTGATAAGAAACTTGACGGCATTACAGACCTGCGGGATGAATCTGACCGCAAGGGTATGAGAATTGTCATTGAAGTTCGCAAGGATGCCAATGCCAATGTCCTTTTAAACAACCTTTATAAACAAACTGCATTGCAGACAAGCTTTGGTATCAACCTCCTTGCGTTAGTGGATGGACAGCCGAAGGTCCTTAACCTCAAACAATGTCTGACCTATTATCTTGACCATCAGGTAGTCGTCATTCGACGCCGCACAGAGTTTGAACTTAGGAAGGCAGAAGCACGTGCCCATATTCTTGAAGGGCTGCGAATCGCGCTGGATAACCTTGATGCGGTCATCAGTCTGATCAGAAGCTCACGTACGACGGATATTGCTAGAGAAGGATTGATGACACAGTTCAAGCTATCTGAAAAGCAAGCACAGGCTATCCTTGATATGCGACTGCAGAGGCTTACGGGCTTGGAGCGCGAAAAGATCGAAGAAGAATTCCAAAATCTTATGCAGCTGATCTCAGAATTAAAAGCGATACTTGCTGATAATGAAAAAGTGCTTGAAATCATCCGTGAAGAGCTTACTGAAATCAAAGAGCGCTTTAACGATGAGCGCCGTACGGAAATCGTTTCAGGCGGTTTGGAAATGATCGAGGATGAAGACTTGATTCCTCGTGAAAACATCGTTATTACCCTGACACATAATGGCTACGTCAAGCGCCTGCCTGTATCTACATACAGAGCACAGCGTCGCGGAGGGCGCGGCATCCAGGGTATGGGAACGAATGAAGATGATTTCGTTGAACATTTAATCACCACTTCGACGCACGATACCATCCTGTTCTTTACAAACAAGGGTAAGGTATATCGTTCGAAGGGTTACGAAATCCCTGAATTCAGCCGTACAGCGAAGGGTATTCCAATCATCAACCTATTGGAAATCGAGAAAGGCGAATGGGTCAACGCCATCATTCCTGTTTCAGAATTCGTGGATGACTGGTTCCTGTTCTTCACAACCAAAGAAGGAATCTCAAAACGTTCACCGCTTTCATCGTTTGCGAATATCCGCAACAATGGACTGATTGCCCTGAACCTGCGTGAAGGCGATGAGTTGATCTCTGTCCGACTGACAGACGGCAGCAAGGAAATGATCATCGGCACGAAAAACGGCTTACTGATCCGTTTCCCTGAAACCGATGTCCGCTCTATGGGCCGTACTGCCACTGGTGTAAAGGGGATCACGCTGTCTGATGACGATGAAGTTGTTGGAATGGAAGTCCTTGAAGAAAGTGCCGAAATCCTCGTTGTAACGAAGAACGGTTACGGTAAAAGAACACCTTCTGAAGAATACAGAAGGCAAGGACGCGGCGGTAAAGGAATAAAGACTTGTAACATCACCGATAAAAACGGCGACCTTGTGACGATGAAAGTTGTCACTGGTGAGGAAGACCTCATGCTTATCACAACAGGCGGTGTTCTGATCCGAATACCTGTAAGTTCTATCTCCATGACAGGACGTAACACGCAAGGGGTAAAACTGATCAGCCTTAACAAAGCAGAAAATGAATATGTGGCGACAGTGGCTAAGGTTGATAAAGAAGAAGAAAAGCCAGAAGACTTAGAACTGGATGAGAATGCAGAGGCTTCAGATAATCCTGAAGAAGTAAGCAGTGAGAATGCAGAAGCACCAGTTGATCCTGAAGAAGTAGGCAGTGAAGATACAGCGCCAGCTGATGAGGATGAAGAATAA
- a CDS encoding HD-GYP domain-containing protein, which translates to MRVLTDNLKEGCILAEDVLSKTNRPIMNKKTVLSEHLIEILKVFLIKEVDVEKTLVNGLPFLAPSTGSDKKANMNSNEGGEAFLDMFLQARQNFKKEFISWQSGMQIDIAKLRTIIVPLIEQSEMTSSDIFNLHHYSTKNEYIYDHPLAVGIISAFIAKKLNYSKGDITQIALAGCLSDCGMAKISPTLLNKTTTLTVDEFEEIKKHPTYSYQMVKNSPLLKDGTKIAILHHHERMDGSGYPFGERANRIHPFAKILAVADSFHAMTSERIYKPKHSPFKVLEMINEELFGEFDITALKALSSAIMNYSVGTKIRLSDGQAAEIIFVEEKNPARPMVKLLETDQILALEKNRYLHIEEFIQ; encoded by the coding sequence TTGCGCGTACTAACAGACAACCTCAAAGAGGGCTGTATCCTTGCTGAAGATGTTTTAAGTAAAACGAATAGACCCATCATGAACAAAAAAACAGTATTGTCAGAACATCTAATAGAAATCCTGAAAGTTTTTCTGATAAAAGAAGTGGATGTTGAAAAAACATTGGTGAATGGATTGCCTTTTCTGGCGCCATCGACTGGCAGCGATAAGAAAGCGAACATGAATTCTAATGAAGGCGGAGAAGCTTTCCTCGACATGTTCTTACAGGCCAGGCAGAATTTCAAGAAGGAATTTATCTCATGGCAATCAGGGATGCAAATAGATATTGCTAAACTAAGAACAATTATTGTCCCACTGATCGAGCAGTCAGAGATGACTTCTTCAGATATATTCAATCTTCATCATTATTCTACCAAGAATGAATACATATATGATCATCCATTGGCTGTAGGGATTATCAGTGCCTTCATTGCAAAAAAGCTGAATTACAGCAAAGGGGATATCACACAAATCGCACTTGCAGGATGTTTATCTGATTGCGGGATGGCAAAAATCAGTCCTACTCTCCTGAATAAAACTACTACCTTAACAGTAGATGAATTTGAAGAGATTAAAAAGCATCCTACATATAGCTATCAGATGGTAAAGAACAGTCCCTTGCTTAAGGACGGAACGAAAATTGCGATTCTTCATCATCACGAAAGAATGGATGGAAGCGGCTATCCATTTGGCGAAAGGGCAAACAGGATTCATCCTTTTGCAAAAATCCTTGCCGTAGCCGATTCTTTCCATGCGATGACTTCGGAAAGGATCTATAAGCCGAAGCATTCTCCGTTTAAAGTGCTAGAGATGATCAATGAGGAGCTATTCGGGGAATTTGACATTACTGCACTGAAAGCATTGAGTTCTGCGATTATGAATTATTCAGTTGGCACAAAGATTCGCCTTTCTGATGGACAGGCAGCTGAAATCATCTTTGTGGAGGAAAAGAATCCAGCAAGGCCGATGGTTAAATTACTGGAGACAGACCAGATTCTTGCATTGGAAAAGAACAGGTACTTACATATTGAGGAGTTCATTCAGTAG
- a CDS encoding YaaC family protein, with amino-acid sequence MSKPYKEWNSYTLFFSAEYAQAYLKKCYRKINIEQPDMKSFENCYPFMYYLEHGKLYYEQAEKAPLAIQPILLFYGLVHLIKACILTVEPDYPETTSVLAHGVSTRKRKKQQYSFTEDEVKFQKNGLFSLMAEKMFHMKQLEGEKATMGDVMELIPELSGIYSDLRGKQNFEIITAANSGFSMPKSIIDHFHMTENRFKEFFQTKSSAPLTFIEDPNLIRFEGNLNGTTEPIKYNLEEQHYVFPLKKSDLFLFPELLLHYLLLYNLGMIARYETEWWSELIKMMPNEDYPLIQSFLKSTLKKGPYLIYQYLMNK; translated from the coding sequence GTGTCTAAGCCTTATAAAGAATGGAACAGCTATACTCTCTTTTTTTCAGCAGAGTATGCACAAGCCTATCTGAAAAAATGCTATCGTAAAATCAACATCGAACAGCCTGACATGAAAAGCTTCGAAAACTGTTATCCCTTTATGTATTATCTCGAACATGGGAAGCTTTACTACGAACAGGCAGAAAAAGCTCCTCTGGCCATCCAGCCTATCCTGCTCTTTTATGGACTTGTCCATCTTATAAAAGCGTGCATCCTGACAGTTGAACCTGATTACCCTGAAACCACATCTGTTCTTGCGCATGGCGTTTCTACAAGGAAACGGAAAAAACAACAATACAGCTTCACAGAGGATGAAGTGAAATTCCAAAAGAATGGATTGTTCTCATTAATGGCAGAAAAAATGTTCCACATGAAACAATTGGAAGGTGAAAAAGCCACAATGGGAGATGTGATGGAACTGATTCCGGAATTGTCCGGGATCTATTCCGACTTGAGAGGAAAGCAAAATTTTGAAATCATCACAGCTGCCAATTCAGGTTTTTCTATGCCTAAATCGATCATCGACCATTTTCATATGACAGAGAATCGCTTTAAAGAATTCTTTCAAACGAAATCCTCTGCTCCGTTGACTTTTATAGAGGATCCCAATCTAATCAGATTTGAAGGGAACCTAAATGGTACAACTGAGCCTATAAAGTACAATCTTGAAGAACAGCATTACGTATTCCCTTTAAAAAAAAGCGACCTGTTTCTATTTCCAGAACTGCTTCTGCACTATCTATTGCTTTATAATCTTGGAATGATCGCCCGCTATGAAACAGAATGGTGGAGTGAGTTAATCAAGATGATGCCCAATGAAGACTATCCACTGATCCAGTCCTTTTTAAAATCGACACTGAAAAAGGGTCCTTACTTAATTTACCAGTACCTAATGAATAAGTAA